The sequence TATTCCCCGATCGTCGCCAAGCGCAGTCGCGCCCCGTCGGGTAGGGTGCGCGTCTCGCATGTGCCACTGTTCGCCGGCTACGTATTTCTTTACGGAACCGGCACTCAACGGCACGCGGCGATGACGACCAATTGCGTTTCGCGCTGCCTGGAAGTGTCGAATGCCCAAGAGCTAACACGCGATCTACGAGCGATTCAGACGATGATCGCCTCGGGCGAACCGCTCACGGCCGAGGATCGGCTCGAAGCCGGTCAGCCGGTGCGCATCCGCTCGGGCGCGCTGTTGGGGCTCGAGGGCGTGGTGATTCGCCGGGCCAATGAAACTCGCTTGCTCGTGGCGGTCAATTTTCTGCAGCGCGGCGCGTCCGTGCTCGTCGAAGATTGTCAATTGGAACGACTCAGCTAACAACTCCCTCCTCCTTCGCTGACCACGGCCGGTCGGCGGTACGAAAAAAATAGGCTGCCGGCACACGGAACTGGTGCGGTGCGAGCCTCGACGTCAGGCCATGAGCTGATCTCTAAGCTCGGGCCGGAAACCTCGCACTTGCCCGTGCCCCCACTTCCCTCGACATTTTCTCTCGGCAGCACGCTCGTCGGCGCGGGCCACCCGGCCTTTCTGATCGCCGAAATCGGGCAAGCGCATGACGGCAGCCTGGGAACGGCGCACGCCTATATCGATGCCGTGGCGCGCACGGGCGCCAGCGCCATCAAGTTCCAGACGCACATTGCCGCCGCCGAATCGACACCGGCCGAACAGTTCCGCGTCAAATTCTCGCCGCAGGATGCCACGCGCTATGACTATTGGAAGCGCATGGAGTTCACGGCCGAGCAGTGGAAAGGCCTGGCCGATCATGCTGCCGAGCGTGGCTTGATCTTTCTCTCGTCGCCCTTTTCGCTGGAAGCGGTCGAGCTGCTTGAGCGGCTGAATATGGCGGCCTGGAAAGTGGGCGCCGGCGAGATCGGCAGCTTGCCCATGCTCGAGCGCATGGCGCGCACGCGCCGGCCGGTACTGTTGTCGAGTGGCCTCTCTTCGTGGGCGGAAATGGACGCGGCGGTCGCATGCGTGCGTAAGCAAGACGCACCCGTCGCTGTGCTGCAATGCACGACGGCCTATCCCTGCCCCCCGGAGAAGACCGGGCTGAATGTCATCGCCGAGCTTCGCAGCCGCTATGACTGCCCGGCAGGCCTGTCGGATCACTCGGGCAAGATCTACGCGGGGTTATCAGCCATCACGCTCGGCGCGAATCTGATCGAGGTGCATGTCACGTTTTCGCGCGAGTGCTTCGGGCCCGACGTCCCCGCGTCGCTGACGACGGACGAATTGCGTCAGCTTGTCGAAGGGACGCGGTTCATCGAAACGGCGCTCGCGCATCCGGTCGACAAGCAAGCCATGGCTGAAGATCTGGCGAGCTTGCGGCTGACCTTCGGCAAAAGCGTGGTAGCGGCCCGCCCCCTGCCCGCAGGCTACAAGATCACGGCCGAGGATCTGGCCTTCAAAAAGCCGGGGACCGGCATTCCCGCCAGTCGCTACCAAAGCGTGATTGGCACGACGACCAAACGAAGTATCGCGGCCGACACACTTTTGTCGGAGGACGATTTTGAGTAACGCCCCACGTCGCAAAGTCTGCGTGGTCCTGGTGGATCGCGCCAATTACGGCCGACTGAAGCCGGTGATGCACGCCATCGCGGCGCAACCTGGAATCGACTTGCAGGTTGTCTGCTCGGGCACGATGGTGCTCGAGCGTTTTCATCAGCCGATCAACGTCGTACGCGAAGACGGATTTCGCGTGGACGGCGAAGTCTACATGGAGCTCGAAGGTTCAACCCCCACGACGATGGCCAAAAGCGTCGGCTTTGGCATTGTGGAGTTCTCCAGCGAATTTCAACGGCTCAAGCCGGACGTGATGCTGATCATCGGCGACCGCTACGAGGCCTTGGCCGCCACGATTGCGGCCGCCTACATGAACTTGTGCATCGTCCACGTGCAGGGGGGCGAAGTCTCGGGGTCCATCGACGAAAGCGCTAGGCACGCGATCAGCAAGTTCGCGCACTTTCATTTTCCCAGCACCAAGCGCGCGGCCGAATACCTGGTGCGGATGGGAGAACGCCCCGACACGATCCTGGGAATCGGCTGCCCGTCGAGCGACATTGCCCGCTCCTTGGATCGGACGCTCGATCCGGCAATCATCAATGCCCGCGGCGGCGGTGCCACGATCGACGTTACAAAGCCGTACCTGCTGGTGCTCTTTCACCCGACGACGACTGAATTCGGTGGCGAACGGGCGCAAATCGAAGCATTGCTCACGGCTCTGGAACGCCTGAAGACGCAAACCGTGCTGCTGTGGCCGAATATCGACGCCGGCTCGGATCACATCAGCAAAGCGATCCGCATCTTTCGCGAGAAGCATAGCGCAGGGTGGATGCGGACGCTCACGAACCTCACGCCTGAGAAATATCTGAAGGTGCTTTCCAACGCTGCCTGTGCCATCGGCAACTCGAGTAGCTTCGTCCGCGACGCCGGTTACTTTGGAACGCCTGTCGTGCTCGTCGGACATCGGCAGGAGGGGCGCGAGCACGACGTTCACGTCATACCTACCATTCCCGAGGCGGACGCGATCGAGGCGACGGTCCGCAAGCACCTGGCTCACGGCCGCTACACGCCGAGCACGCTGTACGGCGACGGCCATGTCTCGGAACGAATCGCTGAGGGACTGGTCGCTCTGACCCCGTACGTGCAAAAGCGACTCCACTTCATCCACGACGACCGGCAAACGACCCGCTAAATGCTGCGTGTTCTTGGTATCGTGACGGCCCGGGGGGGCTCGAAGGGCATCCCTGGCAAAAATACGGTTTTCGTCGGCGGCAAACCGCTGTTGGCGTATACGGCCGACGCGGCGCACGCCTCGCGCCACCTGACGCGCGTCGTGCTGTCAACCGACGATGAGGAGATCGCGCGCGTCGGCCGCGAGTTAGGACTGGAAGTTCCCTTCATGCGTCCGGCCGAGCTTGCCCGGGACGACACGCCGACATTGCCGGTCCTGCAGGACGTGGTGCGGCGTTTGGAAGCGGCCGGCGAGCGCTACGACGCCATCTTCATTTTGCAGCCAACGAATCCCCTGCGGCTGCCGGAGGATATTGACGGCGCCATCGAGCTATTGGAGCGGACCGGCGCCGATTCGGTCATCTCGTTTTCCGACGTTGGCGAGCGGCACCCGGCCCGGATGAAGTTCATCGACACCGCCGGCCGCGTGGAGGATCCACCCTTTGCCGAAGCCTTCGAAGGGCAGCGCCGTCAGGATTTGCCGAAACTGTATCTGCGCGACGGATCGGTCTATGTCACCCGACGCGACGTATTGATGGAACAAAACTCGGTCAAGGGACAGGACTGCCGCGCTTGGATGATTCCGCCCGAACGGTCGTGCAACGTCGACGTCCCGTTTGATTTGTTCCTGGTCGAGTGCCTGCTGCAATACCATGCGGCTCACGCCGGGAGCGGCGCCCGGTGAAGATACTGATTGCCGAGTCGCGCGGTTTCTCGCCCGCGGCGTTGCAAACCTTGCGTGGCGTTGCCGAAGTCGTCGAGGCCGACCTGGATCGCGCCGGTTTGCTGTCAGCCTGCGGTGACATCGACATTCTGTGGGTGCGGTTGCGAAACCAGATCGATGCCGAAGTATTCGATGCGGCGCCGCAACTAAAAGTGGTCGTCACGCCCACGACCGGCTTGAATCATATCGATCAGCAGGAGGCCGCCCGCCGCGGCATCCGCATCGTCTCGCTCAAGGGAGAGGTTGCGTTCCTGAAGGACGTGCGCGCGACGGCCGAGCTGACCGTTGGATTGATGCTCATGCTCATGCGCAACCTGCTGCCAGCGGCGACCGATAGCTTGCGCGGAAATTGGAATCGCGACGCCTTCCAGGGTCATGAGCTCTACGGCAAAACGGTCGGCATCATCGGCTACGGCCGACTCGGACATATTGTCGCACGCTACCTGCAAGCCTTCGACATGCGCGTCTTGGTCACGGACCCGGATCTGGACTCCGAAGAGCTCGGGCCGGGGCTGACCCGCGTGCCGCTGGCCAAGCTGCTGCGCGATTCGGACATTGTTTCGCTGCACGTCAATCTTTGCGACGATACCTATGGGTTCTTCGGAAGCAACGAATTCGACGCCATGCAGCCCGGCGCCTGGTTCATCAACACGGCCCGCGGCGAACTGGTCGACGAACAGGCCCTGCTCAACGCGCTGCGCTCAGGCAGATTGGCGGGCGCGGCGCTCGACGTGTTGTGCGATGAGCAATCAACCGGAATGGGACACAACGAACTGGTCGAATATGCAAAAACGCACCCGCAACTGATCATCACGCCGCATATCGGCGGCTGTACCCACGAATCGATGGAAAAGACCGAGCGGTTCCTGGCCGGCCGGCTCGTGGCAAAGCTGGCGGCGGGCGCCACCTCATGACAGCCACGATCCCCCGGGTCGTCAGATTCAAAGGATTTCGAATTTGAGCAACGTACCGACCGCGGAAGAAAAACCAACGGCGCCTGCGCGTACGGTTTCCTCGGCGCGCAACACCGTGAACATCTTCACGATGCGAGTGGTCACGTTACCGCTGACCGTAGTGACCAGCATCCTGGTCGCGCGCATCCTGGGGCCGCAGGAACGCGGCATCTATGGCTTCATGGTGTTGATCGGCGCCTTTGCGCTCCCGATTCTCATGCTGGGTTCGGGCGCGTCGGCCACGTATTTCATTTCCAGCAAGCGCTATCGGGCGGCCGACATCTTTCTAACCTGTTTTATGATCGGCATCCTGCAGGGAACACTCGGGGCCATCCTGTTGGGAGCCCTGTGGTTGCTCGGTCTGCTGGGAGCGACAGCAAATGCCACGGGACCAAGCTTATTCATCCCGGTACTGATCGCTCTCCCTTTGCAGGGCGCGGTCAACATGGGAACGCGCGTAGCGCTGGGCGATTCGTGGTACGCACTCAACAATCGAGTCATGCTTAGCACGGCCCTCCTCACAGGCGGCATGCTACTCACCCTGGTCGTCTTCCTGCGGCTGGGAGTGCAGGGGGCGGTGGTCGGCATTGTCGTGAACAACCTGATTCTCACGTCGGGCATCCTGATCGCCTCGATCCGGCATTATCGTCCCAAGTTTGCGCTCAACCTGCAGTACGTTCGCGAGTCCTGGCGGTACGGCCTGAAGGCCTGGCTGGCCGACCTGGCCGGAACGACGAACTTGCGGCTGGATCAATGGATCCTGGGGATGGCCAACGCGCCGCAAGCGCTGGGCATCTATGCGCCGGCGGTTGTCATCTCCGAACTGCTATGGATGATCCCCGACTCGCTAGGATTCGTGCTGTTTAACAAGATCGCTGCTGCAAAAGATCCTGAGGAACAAGCCGACCTGGTCGAACGGCTGAACCGCATCATCTTCTGGACGATGACGCTGGCCAGCGTCAGCATGGCGGTTGCAGGACCGTGGGTCATTACCCTGTTGTATGGCCAGCAATACGCCGCCAGTGCCCTGCCGCTGGCCTTGCTCATGATCGGCACCGTGACGTTCACGACGCAGAAGGTGCTGACGAAATATTTTGCCGGCACCGGTGCTCCGCATCATTCCGGAACCACAGTAGCCATGGGCGCGCTGACGGGGCTGGTTCTTTATCTGCCGATGATCAAGTTCTTTGGCGCGCCGGGAGCCGCCATTGCCCACTCGGCCTGTTATACTATGACCGCGGTTACGGCCGTGTACATTTATCGCCGCCTGATCGCGCCGCGCCGACCCCATCTGTATTTGCTCAAAATCGGGGATCTGTCGTGGCTTGAAGGACAGGTTCGCCTGATTCGTGGGCGGCAGCCTGCTGAAGCCTGACGAACCAGACATCTCCACTTGATATGCGACACATCGTGCGACGTTTTCAGTAGCGGAGAAAAACGATGCCCTCGGCAGCCAAATCGGTTGTACGCTTCTTCTCGGGTGACAAGACCGTCGACAGTCCGGTCCTGAATCGCCTTGGCGCGCAAGTCGCCCGCACGGTGCTTGCGCGAATGATGCACACCATGCGAGCGCCGCGTGCTCATGTCGCGGCAAGCGTACGCGATTATGTGACGACGCTCGAACGCGATGGCCTCGTGGTGATTCCCAATTTTTTGCCGGATGACGTCATCGACGACTTACGCGTCCGCGCCAAGAAGATTTGCGAGCAAGACCGGGCCCGCACCAAGGTGTATCACCATGGTCCGAATACGTTCAACGTCTTGAACAGCGAGATTCGTCCGGAAATCCCCGACGAGTTGCCGGAGTTCTTCAAGGATCCGCGCGTGCCGGCCTTGATCGAGGCGGCCGAGCGGCGTCCTGGCCGATTCGCCACCCACGGCTATATGAATATCGAGCGGTTGTGCCAGAACGGCCCCGTCGAGATGGAAGATCCGGAAACGCAGTTGCACAGCGACATTTTTTTCACCTCACACAAGGGTTGGCTGTACCTGACCGACGTCACGCCCGAGTGCGGACCGTTCGTCTACGTCAAAGGATCACATCGATTATCCCCCAAGCTGCTTTCGTACGTGTATCGCGAAAGCTGCAACGGGAACAAGGGATCGCGGCGCATCACGCAGCGCGAGCTGGACGATTTGCACCTCGAGGAAATGGTGCTCACCTGCCCCAAGGGAACTTTCGTGGTCGGAAACACCTTTGGTTTCCACCGGCGCAACCGCGGCACGCCGGGGCACGAGCGACTGGCCCTGCATGCGGGCATGCGCACCAATCCTTTCTTTGCCCGCAGTTGACCGCGTTCGGCGGCAGTTATTTCCCGATGGCGGGTGGCCGCGGACTAGCCGTGGATGTCTCCGGGAGTTGCCGCCGAGTGAACCCTGTGTGATTTGCCTTTCCGCTCGCCTCCGGCCCTGAGAAGCCGTCCATGGAAAAGCTTTCGCCCGAGAGCCTGACGTCGTCCGCGGCCCTCCAGGGGCCGCGTCCGCGCGCGCCGCGTTACTATTCCTTGGACATCTGGCGCGGTGCGGCATGCCTGCTGGTGGTCGTTTACCACTCGGTCTGCCAGTTGATTCCGCTGGGCGATGATGCGGCGTCCTGGGCTGTCCGTGTCTTTCTGCAGTGCTGGATAGGCGTTCCGATGTTCTTTGTCATCTCTGGCTATTGCATTAGCGCCACGGCCGACGCCAGCCGACTGCGCCCCGGCGGACATAGCGTCCGCGACTATTTCACGCGCCGTTTTCGGCGCATCTACCCGCCCTATTGGGTGTGGCTGGCCATCGTTCTGCTTTTGACGTTGGTGGTCAGCGCCGAATACTTCGACGATTGGCGGAACAGAATCCGCGGCCCGTTCGAGCTTTCCCTCGATCAATGGATCGGGAACCTGACGCTGACTGAGAAATGGCGTTGGCATTTTGGGGATCCAGAGCAGGGCCTTGTGTTCGGACCCGCATGGACCCTCTGTTACGAAGAGCAATTCTATTTCGTGACGGGCATCATTCTGCTGCTTACGCCCAACCGCTTCTTTCGCGCCGCGATCTTGGTCAGCATCGGCACCGTCCTGGCGCGTGTCGTTTCGAGCCGGATGGGTTTCAGCGTCGCCGGCTTCTTCTTCGACGGCCGCTGGCTCTTGTTCGCTTTGGGAATCGCGGTGTACTACGCCGTCAACTATGGCCAGACTTTCTTTCGCTACGCCGCGATGGGGTCGCTCGCGGCGCTGCTCTTGGCGCTCATCCTCGCGCCCGTCCATTCCGAAAACAAGACCGAGTATGGTACCGGCATTGCGTTCGCCTTGGTGATCTTGATCTTACAGCCGTGGGACGCGGTCCTTGCCAACGTACCACTGCTCGCGCCCATCAAGTTTTGCGGCACGATGTGCTATAGCCTGTACCTTGCGCATTGGCCGACCGTGTTGCTCGTGGCTCGCTGGATGTTTCTCCACGGCGTAACGGATCCATTACGAACGGTGATGATCACCGTTCCACTCTCCTTGATCGCCGGGGTTTCGGCAGGCTACGCGTTCCATGTCCTTGTGGAAAAACATTTCCTGAACCCGCCGCGGCGCGCGACAAGCCCCACGAGTCAAGGCGTACGAGATAAGGCGCCAACCGTAGTCGCCGTTGACGTTGCCTGAGCAGGTGACCTGTAGTTTTCACACGTTACGCCACCGTCCAATCCATTATGACTTCCGCTACGTCGTCATCCGCCGCCAAGCCACGCGAAGTGGGTGTGTCCGGACCGACGATCCTGTTCAACATTACGCACGGCTTTCAGGCGCGCATGCTCCTGCGCTCGGAAATCGCCGAGAGCTTGCTGGCGCGCGGAACGCGCCTGGTCATCGCCTCGGCCGCCGCGCGCGAGCCGTACTTCGTGCAGGAGTTCACGCATCCGCAGATCACGCTCGAGGACATGCGCGGGAAGTTTTCGCGCGTCGAATCGCACCTGATCAACCTGCGGCAATACTTCCTGATGAACCCGTCGCTGGGCGCGACGTTGAATCACAAGAACGAGGTGTTTCGCCGCGAGCGACCGCGCCGCTATTGGTTCGCCAGGGCCGTGAACTCCGTGCTGGGACGCATCCCTCCGCTGCGCCGCGCCTACCAGGCGGGCGAGGCGATCGCCTTTCCCGGCACCGAATGGGACGATCTGCTCAGGCGCTATCAGCCCGATCTTGTCGTGACCGGTACGCCGGGGCTGAATCGCAATGACGTTCACTTAATGCGTGCCGCCCGCCGCGCTCGCATTGAAACCGCGACGGTGATGCTGTCGTGGGATAATCTCTCCAGCAAAGGATACATGGGAGCCCGCCCCGATCACTTGCTCGTGTGGAGCGACCTCATGGCCCACGAGGCGGTCATGTATCACAGCTTCCCGCGCGAGCGGATCCAATGGTGCGGCGCCGCGCAATTCGATTACTACTACCAGTTCCGCCAGCGCTTCGACCGCGACGCCTGGCGCAAGCGCGAAGGGATTCCAGAGGGAAGGCCCTTGATCGTTTACGGCACGATCAATCCCTGGATCATGCCGCACGAGATTCACACCGTCCGTCAAATCGTCGAAGCCATCGAGAGCGGCAAGTTCAAAGTCAAACCGCTTTTGTGGATTCGCATGCACCCTCAGGCGGTGCGGGGTGAATTCAGTTGCGCGGTTGATCCCTTTCGCAAGCTAGCAGGCCCTAGCGTGCGCATCGAGGAGCCGCCCGTGCAAAGCGAGAAGCTGGCATGGGATCTGCCGCGGCGCGATATCGAGCATCTGGCCCAATTGATGGCGGCCGCGGACGTCGTCGTCACCCCCTGCTCGACCTTGAGCATTGATGCCGCTTGCGTCGACACGCCGATTATCAACGTCTTTTTCGATGGCGATGCGGCGGTGCATCCGGCACTGTCCGCCCGGCGGTTCATGTCCTACACCCATTACGCGCACATCCTCGAAACGGGCGGCATCGCCAAGGCCATGAACATCGACGATTTCGTGCGCATGACCGACGCCTATGTCGAGAATCCGCGCCTCGACAGCGACGGGCGGGCGCGCATCCTGCAGCAGCAGTTCAATCGTCTGGACGGCAAGGCCGGCGCCCGCACCGCCGAATTGCTGGCAGAGCTCGCCGTACGCCGCAACAAATAAGGAACGCGTATACGTCCTCGCTGATCAATCGCATGGCCACCGCACCATCACAGAACGCGACCGCAAACAAAGAGAGTGCCCCGGCAGGGCCGAAAATTCTCTTTAACATCACCCACGGTTTCCAGGCGCGCTTGCTCTTGCGGTCGACGATTTCGGAAACACTGCTCGCGCGCGGCGCGACGTTGGTGATCGTATCGGGCGCCGCCGGCGAGGAGTACTTTCGCAAGGAGTTCTCGCATCCTCGCATCATTTTGGAGGACATGCCGCATAAATCTTCCAGGATCGAGTCGCACTTGATCAACCTGCGGCAGTATCTGCTGATGAATCCGTCGCTGGGAACGACGCTGAACTTCAAAAACGAGGCGATGCGTCGTTCCTGGCCGAAGCGCTACTGGATGACACGCATCGCCAACTCGGTGCTAGGGCGAATCCCCCCCCTGCGCGAGGCCTATCGTGCCGGCGAGGCGGCTATCTATCGCGGTACCGAGTTCGATGATCTGCTCAAGCGCCACCGCCCCAGCCTGATCGTCACCGGCACGCCGGGCGTCAATCCGTACGATATGCACTTGTTGCGGGCCGGCCGGCGGCTGGGAATCGCGACCGCCACGGTGATGCTCTCGTGGGACAATCTCACAGCCAAGGGATATATGGGCGCGACGCCCGATCATCTGCTCGTGTGGAGTGACCTGATGGCCGACGAGGCCATGCAGTATCACAGCTTCCCGCAGCAGCGCATTCATTGGTGCGGCGCCGCGCAGTTCGACAACTACCAGGGCATTCGCGAACGTTTCGATCGCATGGCGTGGCGGCGCGAGCACGGCGTTCCCGAGGGACGACCGCTGGTCGTCTATGGCACGATCAACCCCGCCCTGCTCCCTCACGAGCCGAACATTTTGAAGCAGATCGTCGCGACGGCTGGATCGCAGTCCTATTCCAAGCGACCGTTTTTCTGGATCCGCCTGCACCCCCAGGTCGTGCGTGGCTACTACGCGACGTCACTGGCACCCTACCGCGAGATGGCGGGACCGGACGTATTCGTCGAAGAACCTCCCGTCCAGTCCGAAAAACTGCCGTGGGATTTGCCGGCGGCCGAGACCGAACACCTGGCGCAGCTGATGGCCGCCGCCGATGTGGTTGCCACGCCAGGCTCGACGCTGATGATCGACGCCGTGTGCGCCGGGACGCCGGTTATCAACGTGCTCTTTGACGGCGACGAGCCGATTCACCCGGCCATGTCGACCAGGCGGTTCGCGAAATACTTGCACCAGGAAAAGATTCTCACAACTGGTGGAATCGCCAAGGCCTGGAACATCGACGAATTCGTGCGTTTGGTCGATGCCTACATCAAGGATCCTGAGCTCGACGCCGACAAGCGCGCCGCCTTGATCCGCCAGCAGATGCATCGCCTGGACGGCCAGGCCGGCGTTCGTACGGCGAACGAGCTCTGGCGGCTCGCTGAGAAATAGCAGCACGCCGTTGCGAGCGTCGGAAGCAAGAGGAAATCGAAGATGAGCGTTCCGAGTATGCCCGAGGCGCTTGCCCGCCAGAACCGCGGTCGCAAGCTGCAGCAGGGCGGAAGCGCCGACGCACAGCCCGCCGGTCGCTACTACATTCTGGGCACATTTCACGTCGCAATGCTCGAACCGCTGCTGGTCGAAGCGCTCGATCGCGAGGAAATTCGGATCGAGGTGAAGTCGGGGCCGTTCGGCCAGCTCGAAGAGGAAATCCTTAACGATCGCTCTCCCCTTTATGCCACCGCGCCTGAGGGCATCGTACTCGTGCTGAGCGTCGAGGACCTGTTATCGGCCTTGTATGCTCGCCCGGCAGGGTTCCTTGACGATGCCGCGGAAAACCTCGTGCAGGAACAAGCCGATCGCATGCGGGGCGTAATCTCGGCACTGCTCGAACGCTTGCCGCAGGCCACGATCTACCCGGTGGTTGTCGGAGCGGAGACGGCGCCAAGCAGCTCGATTCTCGCTCCGGACGACGCACTGCGCGGTCAGGCTGCCGTGGAGTCGATGCTGCGTTCCTTGCGTCAACTTGGACAATTGTCACCGCGAGTCGTCGTTGTCGACTGGGATTGGCTCACCCGCGGCGACGGTACGTCACCGTGCCGCGACACTCGGCTGTGGTATCTGGCCCGAATGCGATTGAACGTGGTCGGTCTGGCGTCGGTCGCCGAGTCGGTGGCCCTGCACGTAGCAGCTATCCGCAAACCACCACGCAAGGTCGTGGTCTTCGATCTCGACGACACGATCTGGGGTGGCGTGGTGGGCGAAGTGGGGCTCGCGGGGTTGGCCCTGGGTGAAGATGGCATCGGCCGCGCGTTCCAGGACGTG comes from Pirellulales bacterium and encodes:
- a CDS encoding transcription termination/antitermination NusG family protein, with amino-acid sequence MPILAPELSLYPADLFDRADAAADPEARWWALYSLPRQEKQLMRRLHALATPFYSPIVAKRSRAPSGRVRVSHVPLFAGYVFLYGTGTQRHAAMTTNCVSRCLEVSNAQELTRDLRAIQTMIASGEPLTAEDRLEAGQPVRIRSGALLGLEGVVIRRANETRLLVAVNFLQRGASVLVEDCQLERLS
- a CDS encoding N-acetylneuraminate synthase family protein: MPPLPSTFSLGSTLVGAGHPAFLIAEIGQAHDGSLGTAHAYIDAVARTGASAIKFQTHIAAAESTPAEQFRVKFSPQDATRYDYWKRMEFTAEQWKGLADHAAERGLIFLSSPFSLEAVELLERLNMAAWKVGAGEIGSLPMLERMARTRRPVLLSSGLSSWAEMDAAVACVRKQDAPVAVLQCTTAYPCPPEKTGLNVIAELRSRYDCPAGLSDHSGKIYAGLSAITLGANLIEVHVTFSRECFGPDVPASLTTDELRQLVEGTRFIETALAHPVDKQAMAEDLASLRLTFGKSVVAARPLPAGYKITAEDLAFKKPGTGIPASRYQSVIGTTTKRSIAADTLLSEDDFE
- the neuC gene encoding UDP-N-acetylglucosamine 2-epimerase yields the protein MSNAPRRKVCVVLVDRANYGRLKPVMHAIAAQPGIDLQVVCSGTMVLERFHQPINVVREDGFRVDGEVYMELEGSTPTTMAKSVGFGIVEFSSEFQRLKPDVMLIIGDRYEALAATIAAAYMNLCIVHVQGGEVSGSIDESARHAISKFAHFHFPSTKRAAEYLVRMGERPDTILGIGCPSSDIARSLDRTLDPAIINARGGGATIDVTKPYLLVLFHPTTTEFGGERAQIEALLTALERLKTQTVLLWPNIDAGSDHISKAIRIFREKHSAGWMRTLTNLTPEKYLKVLSNAACAIGNSSSFVRDAGYFGTPVVLVGHRQEGREHDVHVIPTIPEADAIEATVRKHLAHGRYTPSTLYGDGHVSERIAEGLVALTPYVQKRLHFIHDDRQTTR
- a CDS encoding acylneuraminate cytidylyltransferase family protein — its product is MLRVLGIVTARGGSKGIPGKNTVFVGGKPLLAYTADAAHASRHLTRVVLSTDDEEIARVGRELGLEVPFMRPAELARDDTPTLPVLQDVVRRLEAAGERYDAIFILQPTNPLRLPEDIDGAIELLERTGADSVISFSDVGERHPARMKFIDTAGRVEDPPFAEAFEGQRRQDLPKLYLRDGSVYVTRRDVLMEQNSVKGQDCRAWMIPPERSCNVDVPFDLFLVECLLQYHAAHAGSGAR
- a CDS encoding NAD(P)-dependent oxidoreductase yields the protein MKILIAESRGFSPAALQTLRGVAEVVEADLDRAGLLSACGDIDILWVRLRNQIDAEVFDAAPQLKVVVTPTTGLNHIDQQEAARRGIRIVSLKGEVAFLKDVRATAELTVGLMLMLMRNLLPAATDSLRGNWNRDAFQGHELYGKTVGIIGYGRLGHIVARYLQAFDMRVLVTDPDLDSEELGPGLTRVPLAKLLRDSDIVSLHVNLCDDTYGFFGSNEFDAMQPGAWFINTARGELVDEQALLNALRSGRLAGAALDVLCDEQSTGMGHNELVEYAKTHPQLIITPHIGGCTHESMEKTERFLAGRLVAKLAAGATS
- a CDS encoding oligosaccharide flippase family protein; translated protein: MSNVPTAEEKPTAPARTVSSARNTVNIFTMRVVTLPLTVVTSILVARILGPQERGIYGFMVLIGAFALPILMLGSGASATYFISSKRYRAADIFLTCFMIGILQGTLGAILLGALWLLGLLGATANATGPSLFIPVLIALPLQGAVNMGTRVALGDSWYALNNRVMLSTALLTGGMLLTLVVFLRLGVQGAVVGIVVNNLILTSGILIASIRHYRPKFALNLQYVRESWRYGLKAWLADLAGTTNLRLDQWILGMANAPQALGIYAPAVVISELLWMIPDSLGFVLFNKIAAAKDPEEQADLVERLNRIIFWTMTLASVSMAVAGPWVITLLYGQQYAASALPLALLMIGTVTFTTQKVLTKYFAGTGAPHHSGTTVAMGALTGLVLYLPMIKFFGAPGAAIAHSACYTMTAVTAVYIYRRLIAPRRPHLYLLKIGDLSWLEGQVRLIRGRQPAEA
- a CDS encoding phytanoyl-CoA dioxygenase family protein encodes the protein MPSAAKSVVRFFSGDKTVDSPVLNRLGAQVARTVLARMMHTMRAPRAHVAASVRDYVTTLERDGLVVIPNFLPDDVIDDLRVRAKKICEQDRARTKVYHHGPNTFNVLNSEIRPEIPDELPEFFKDPRVPALIEAAERRPGRFATHGYMNIERLCQNGPVEMEDPETQLHSDIFFTSHKGWLYLTDVTPECGPFVYVKGSHRLSPKLLSYVYRESCNGNKGSRRITQRELDDLHLEEMVLTCPKGTFVVGNTFGFHRRNRGTPGHERLALHAGMRTNPFFARS
- a CDS encoding acyltransferase, yielding MEKLSPESLTSSAALQGPRPRAPRYYSLDIWRGAACLLVVVYHSVCQLIPLGDDAASWAVRVFLQCWIGVPMFFVISGYCISATADASRLRPGGHSVRDYFTRRFRRIYPPYWVWLAIVLLLTLVVSAEYFDDWRNRIRGPFELSLDQWIGNLTLTEKWRWHFGDPEQGLVFGPAWTLCYEEQFYFVTGIILLLTPNRFFRAAILVSIGTVLARVVSSRMGFSVAGFFFDGRWLLFALGIAVYYAVNYGQTFFRYAAMGSLAALLLALILAPVHSENKTEYGTGIAFALVILILQPWDAVLANVPLLAPIKFCGTMCYSLYLAHWPTVLLVARWMFLHGVTDPLRTVMITVPLSLIAGVSAGYAFHVLVEKHFLNPPRRATSPTSQGVRDKAPTVVAVDVA